The genomic window ATCTACTCCAAAACGCCACGAGCAACATCGGAAAGCCTAAATTCACCAGGATGTTTAGGGATTGCGTGCTTGGCGACTACGAGGTCGGAACATTCCAGAGAAAGTGGTTTGAGATGGTTGAGAAATTTGGCATCGCCGATAAAAGATGGGTACAAGACATGTACGAGAGAAGACACAGTTGGGCCACAGCACACATACGAGGAAAGTTCTTTGCCAGATTTCGCACAACCTCAAGGTGCGAGGGCTTGCACGCTGTGATATCACGATATGTTAATTCTCGATACAGTTACACATTTTTTTACGTCATTTCCATCGATGCTTGATGTTCATGCGTGCAAAAAAAGTGGAGGCTGATTTCGAGTGTGCAAAGGGTGATCTTGTTATGACCACCAACCTGAAACAGTTGGAGCAGAGTGCAGCCGAGAACTACACTCGGGAAATATTCTAGTTGTTTGTTCCCATTCTTGACAGGGTCTGTGCAATGAGGGTGGTTGATTCTGAAGACAACGGTTCGTATTTTATCCACACCGTCTCTCGATACGGCACTCCGGGGAAGGATTGGCGTGTTGTTGCAATGTCTGATTTGAGCGAGGTCCGATGCACGTGCATGAGAATGGAATGTTTCGGGGTCCTCTGTGAACATATAATTGCGGTGCTTGTTCTTAACAATGTTCATGAGATCCCAAGTTCTCTAATATTGCCGAGATGGACCAAGGATGCAAAAGTTGCGACGGTGTAGTCGATGGACGTGATTTGGGATTCTGTACAACTAACGCAACACTGGTGCCTGATGGATTGGTACCGAAAAATGTGCAAAATTGCATGTCACAGCACTAAAAAGTTCCAGTTTGCAAGAGACATTGCCATGCTGATGCTGAAGCACTTCGAGAACGAAGATGCAGTGGACACCAGTTTTCCACCCGAGGGGCCACCCACTGAGGGTGGCAGAGCCCCGGCACGGAATCCACCCAGGGGCAATACAAAGGGTAACGGTGCTAATGGTGGAAAGAAAACCCAGCGATGTCGTTTGTGCCGGGAGGTGGGACACAATAGGACGACGTGTCCGGATCgccgctgataaaccactattttatggtttatcttatactcaattgagtggtttttatcaactctttacccacttattcatactatttgcatgttttacatttttcttcctggttttgtgctatgattgaaaacatgcttctttgatcttatatttgtttattattaatcctctattattaccattagatgccttgatatgtgtgttaagtattttcagagattacagggcaggaatggcttggaggatggaaaggaagcatgcaaaagtggaaggaatacaagaagttggagaaattgctaagctgtccagcctgacctcttcgcactcaaacggctataactttagctacagaggtccaaacgacgcggtttcagttgcgttggaaagctaacgtccggggcttcgatttgatatataatatgctatagttgctctgacgctagacGACGCGAAAGCGTTATCTACGCGGACCCGTCGCATCTgcaaacttcaatccgcgcggccacgtggacgacgcctccgcgtcacttgtccgcgatctgaacgtaccagaatacgcagggggcgatttctgggctgtttttgacccagtttttggcccagaaagcacagattggaggctataaagtgggggaatgcatccattcaaagagagctcgccaattttcactttccatgatttagatttagtttgagagaggttctctcctctctctcttaggattaggattatgatttaggacttctcttagtttgtaagagtgactctcgatccaggtttaatatttactttaatgcctttattcgtacctataaatgttgccaacttgacttatgaaccctttccatgttatgatttgaattaatgattatttgaggtatttcagttattgattgctttcttcttaatttgtgttaccattgctttccatctaaggacatttttattccagcaattttacttcttccccttttggtcttggttaaaaaatcagtaactcaacattatcaaacttaACGTAACTGCTAATCgatatcttgctaattgaactgaacttcaataatcccaaccttttcttaggaattaactaggattcgaaggttaaactaattagtcccttgactttcctttgctttagtaaaggttaactaagtggaatttagattcaactttcattattgttgagagagataactaagttggacttccaatttctcttaccttgccaaaagttgcttt from Arachis ipaensis cultivar K30076 chromosome B09, Araip1.1, whole genome shotgun sequence includes these protein-coding regions:
- the LOC107615238 gene encoding protein FAR1-RELATED SEQUENCE 12-like — protein: MKGKAPTSIITDGDRQMKYVIEQVFPEAHHRLCAWHLLQNATSNIGKPKFTRMFRDCVLGDYEVGTFQRKWFEMVEKFGIADKRWVQDMYERRHSWATAHIRGKFFARFRTTSRVCAMRVVDSEDNGSYFIHTVSRYGTPGKDWRVVAMSDLSEVRCTCMRMECFGVLCEHIIAVLVLNNVHEIPSSLILPRWTKDAKVATV